A section of the Leptotrichia sp. HSP-342 genome encodes:
- a CDS encoding NUDIX hydrolase N-terminal domain-containing protein has product MKDGKKSEEEKWLNWAIELQSLAQAGLAYGKDKFDIERFERIREISAEMVAHKTDISVEKVKSLFCNEVGYQTPKIDTRAAIFENNKILLIQESNGKWALPGGWADVYLSVKENVLKEVKEEAGIEASAEMIVALLDVTKNQGKAMPYGITKIFVLCKYVSGKFEKNIETIDSQYFGIDELPELATNKTTAEQIRMCFEANKDKDNWKVIFD; this is encoded by the coding sequence ATGGAAAAAAATCGGAAGAAGAAAAATGGCTAAATTGGGCAATTGAATTACAAAGTCTGGCTCAGGCGGGACTTGCGTATGGAAAGGATAAGTTTGATATTGAGCGATTTGAGAGAATTAGAGAGATTTCAGCAGAGATGGTAGCTCATAAGACTGATATTTCAGTAGAAAAAGTAAAAAGTCTGTTTTGTAATGAAGTTGGATATCAGACACCTAAAATTGATACTAGAGCTGCAATTTTTGAAAATAATAAGATTTTATTAATTCAGGAGAGCAATGGAAAATGGGCATTGCCAGGCGGATGGGCAGATGTATATCTTTCAGTTAAGGAAAATGTATTAAAGGAAGTTAAGGAGGAAGCTGGAATTGAAGCAAGTGCAGAAATGATTGTAGCTTTACTGGATGTAACAAAAAATCAAGGAAAAGCAATGCCTTATGGCATAACAAAAATTTTTGTGTTATGTAAATATGTTAGCGGAAAATTTGAGAAAAATATAGAAACGATTGACAGCCAATATTTTGGAATTGATGAATTGCCAGAGCTTGCAACTAATAAAACTACTGCTGAGCAGATACGAATGTGTTTTGAGGCTAATAAAGATAAAGATAATTGGAAAGTGATTTTTGATTAG